A region from the Citrobacter telavivensis genome encodes:
- the aceB gene encoding malate synthase A, translated as MNQQATTTDELIFTRPYGESEKQILTAEAVEFLTELVARFTAKRNKLLAARIQQQQDIDNGILPDFISETVSIRNDDWKIRGIPADLQDRRVEITGPVERKMVINALNANVKVFMADFEDSLAPEWSKVIDGHINLRDAVNGTISYTNEAGKIYQLKPDPALLICRVRGLHLPEKHVTWRGEAIPGSLFDFALYFFHNYKSLLAKGSGPYFYLPKTQAWQEAAWWSEVFSYTEDRFNLSRGTIKATLLIETLPAVFQMDEILHALRDHIVGLNCGRWDYIFSYIKTLKNHPDRVLPDRQVVTMDKPFLSAYSRLLIKTCHRRGAFAMGGMAAFIPSKDVERNNQVLSKVKADKALEANNGHDGTWIAHPGLADTAMAVFNEVLGENKNQLFVTRDEDAPITAEQLLAPCEGERTEEGMRANIRVAVQYIEAWISGNGCVPIYGLMEDAATAEISRTSIWQWIHHEKTLSNGKPVTKALFRQMLAEEMRVIQDELGEHRYSSGRFDDAARLMEQITTSDELIDFLTLPGYRLLA; from the coding sequence ATGAATCAACAGGCAACGACTACCGATGAATTGATCTTTACCAGGCCTTACGGTGAGTCAGAGAAGCAGATCCTGACCGCTGAAGCGGTCGAATTCCTTACCGAACTGGTGGCGCGCTTTACGGCAAAGCGCAATAAGCTGCTCGCGGCTCGTATTCAGCAGCAGCAGGATATCGACAACGGTATATTGCCTGATTTTATTTCGGAAACTGTTTCCATTAGAAATGATGACTGGAAGATTCGCGGCATTCCGGCGGATTTACAGGATCGCCGGGTTGAAATTACCGGGCCGGTTGAGCGCAAGATGGTTATCAATGCGCTGAACGCGAATGTGAAGGTTTTTATGGCCGATTTCGAAGATTCGCTGGCACCGGAATGGAGCAAAGTGATCGACGGACATATCAACCTGCGCGACGCGGTAAACGGCACCATTAGCTACACCAATGAAGCCGGCAAAATCTATCAATTGAAACCCGATCCGGCTTTACTGATTTGTCGTGTGCGCGGCCTGCACCTGCCGGAAAAACATGTGACCTGGCGCGGTGAAGCGATCCCCGGCAGCTTGTTCGACTTTGCTCTCTATTTCTTCCATAACTACAAATCATTACTGGCTAAAGGCAGCGGTCCCTATTTTTACCTGCCGAAAACGCAGGCGTGGCAGGAAGCGGCCTGGTGGAGTGAAGTCTTCAGCTATACCGAAGATCGTTTCAATCTGTCGCGCGGCACGATTAAAGCCACACTGCTGATTGAAACCCTGCCGGCGGTGTTCCAGATGGATGAGATCCTGCACGCGCTGCGCGATCATATCGTCGGCCTGAACTGTGGGCGTTGGGACTACATTTTCAGTTATATCAAAACGTTGAAGAATCATCCGGATCGCGTTCTGCCGGACCGCCAGGTAGTGACGATGGATAAGCCCTTCCTCAGCGCATATTCGCGTCTGCTGATTAAAACCTGCCACAGGCGTGGTGCCTTCGCGATGGGTGGTATGGCGGCATTCATCCCGAGCAAAGACGTTGAACGCAACAATCAGGTGCTCAGCAAGGTGAAAGCGGATAAAGCGCTGGAAGCCAATAATGGCCACGACGGCACGTGGATTGCGCATCCTGGTCTGGCGGATACCGCGATGGCGGTCTTCAACGAGGTGTTGGGCGAGAACAAAAACCAACTGTTTGTGACCCGTGATGAAGACGCGCCGATTACCGCAGAACAATTGCTGGCACCGTGTGAAGGCGAGCGTACCGAAGAGGGGATGCGCGCCAATATTCGCGTTGCGGTGCAGTACATCGAGGCGTGGATCTCTGGCAACGGCTGCGTGCCGATTTATGGCCTGATGGAAGATGCAGCGACGGCGGAAATCTCCCGTACGTCAATCTGGCAGTGGATCCATCACGAGAAAACCCTGAGCAATGGTAAACCGGTCACTAAGGCGCTGTTCCGCCAGATGTTGGCTGAAGAGATGCGGGTCATCCAGGACGAACTGGGCGAACACCGCTACAGCAGCGGCCGTTTTGACGATGCCGCGCGCCTGATGGAACAAATCACCACCTCTGACGAATTAATCGATTTCCTGACGTTGCCAGGCTACCGCCTGCTGGCTTAA
- the aceA gene encoding isocitrate lyase translates to MKTRTQQIEELQKEWTQPRWEGIRRPYSAEDVVKLRGSVNPECTLAQLGAAKMWRLLHGESKKGYINSLGALTGGQALQQAKAGIEAVYLSGWQVAADANLASSMYPDQSLYPANSVPAVVDRINNTFRRADQIQWSSGIEPNDPRYVDYFLPIVADAEAGFGGVLNAFELMKSMIEAGAAAVHFEDQLASVKKCGHMGGKVLVPTQEAIQKLVAARLAADVMGVPTLVIARTDADAADLITSDCDPYDSEFITGERTSEGFFRTHAGIEQAISRGLAYAPYADLVWCETSTPDLELAKRFADAIHAKYPGKLLAYNCSPSFNWQKNLDDKTIASFQQQLSDMGYKYQFITLAGIHSMWFNMFDLARSYAQGEGMKHYVEKVQQPEFAAGSDGYTFVSHQQEVGTGYFDKVTTIIQGGASSVTALTGSTEESQF, encoded by the coding sequence ATGAAAACCCGTACCCAACAGATCGAAGAATTACAGAAAGAATGGACACAACCGCGCTGGGAAGGCATCCGTCGCCCGTACAGCGCGGAGGACGTGGTGAAATTACGCGGCTCGGTCAACCCGGAATGCACGCTGGCACAGTTGGGCGCGGCCAAAATGTGGCGCCTGCTGCACGGTGAATCAAAAAAAGGCTACATCAACAGCCTCGGTGCGCTGACCGGCGGCCAGGCGTTGCAGCAGGCAAAAGCGGGCATCGAAGCGGTGTATCTGTCGGGCTGGCAGGTCGCGGCGGACGCTAACCTGGCATCCAGCATGTATCCGGATCAATCGCTCTACCCGGCAAACTCTGTTCCGGCAGTGGTGGATCGGATCAACAACACCTTCCGTCGTGCGGATCAGATCCAGTGGTCCAGCGGTATTGAACCGAACGATCCGCGCTATGTGGATTACTTTCTGCCGATCGTTGCCGATGCGGAAGCCGGTTTTGGTGGCGTACTGAATGCCTTTGAGCTGATGAAATCGATGATTGAAGCCGGTGCAGCGGCTGTTCACTTCGAAGATCAGCTGGCGTCGGTGAAGAAGTGCGGCCATATGGGCGGTAAAGTGCTGGTGCCGACTCAGGAAGCGATTCAGAAACTGGTGGCTGCGCGTCTGGCGGCTGACGTCATGGGCGTACCGACACTGGTGATCGCCCGTACCGATGCGGATGCGGCGGATCTGATCACTTCCGACTGCGACCCGTACGACAGCGAATTTATTACCGGTGAGCGTACCAGTGAAGGCTTCTTCCGTACGCATGCTGGCATTGAGCAGGCGATCAGCCGTGGTCTGGCCTACGCCCCGTATGCCGACCTGGTCTGGTGTGAAACCTCCACGCCGGATCTTGAACTGGCGAAGCGTTTTGCCGATGCCATTCACGCGAAGTATCCAGGTAAACTGCTGGCCTACAACTGCTCGCCGTCGTTTAACTGGCAGAAGAATCTGGACGACAAGACCATCGCCAGCTTCCAGCAACAGTTGTCCGATATGGGCTACAAGTACCAGTTCATCACCCTGGCGGGTATCCACAGCATGTGGTTCAACATGTTCGACCTCGCGCGTTCCTACGCACAGGGCGAAGGCATGAAGCATTACGTTGAAAAGGTACAGCAGCCAGAATTCGCCGCAGGCTCGGACGGTTACACCTTCGTCTCTCACCAACAGGAAGTGGGCACCGGCTACTTCGATAAAGTCACCACCATCATTCAGGGCGGCGCATCATCGGTGACCGCGTTGACCGGTTCGACCGAAGAATCGCAGTTCTGA
- the aceK gene encoding bifunctional isocitrate dehydrogenase kinase/phosphatase has product MTRGLELLIAQTILQGFDAQYGRFLEVTSGAQQRFEQADWHAVQQAMKSRIHLYDHHVGLVVEQLRCITGGKSTDAAFLLRVKEHYTGLLPDYPRFEIAESFFNSVYCRLFDHRSLTPERLFIFSSQPERRFRTIPRPLAKDFFPDHGWEPLLTRILSDLPLRLPWQNKGRDIRYIIMHLRETFGEETLQHCRLQVANELFYRNKAAWLVGKLITPTATLPFLLPIHRTDEGELFVDTCLTTTAEASIVFGFARSYFMVYAPLPAALVEWLREILPGKTTAELYMAIGCQKHAKTESYREYLLYLRNCDEQFIEAPGIRGMVMLVFTLPGFDRVFKIIKDKFAPQKEMSAAHVRACYQLVKEHDRVGRMADTQEFENFVLDKRQIDPALMALLFEEVPEKITDLGEQIVIRHLYIERRMVPLNIWLEQVEGQQLRDAIEEYGNAIRQLAAANIFPGDMLFKNFGVTRHGRVVFYDYDEICYMTEVNFRHIPPPRYPEDELSGEPWYSVSPGDVFPEEFRHWLCADPRIRPLFEEMHADLFSADYWRGLQMRIREGHVEDVYAYRRRQRFSVRFT; this is encoded by the coding sequence ATGACGCGTGGCCTGGAGTTACTGATTGCTCAGACGATTTTGCAAGGTTTCGACGCCCAGTATGGTCGATTTCTGGAAGTGACCTCCGGCGCGCAACAGCGCTTTGAACAGGCCGACTGGCATGCCGTGCAGCAGGCGATGAAAAGCCGTATTCACCTCTACGATCACCATGTGGGTCTGGTGGTGGAACAACTGCGCTGCATTACTGGCGGCAAAAGTACCGACGCCGCGTTTTTGCTGCGTGTAAAAGAGCATTACACCGGGCTCCTGCCGGATTACCCGCGCTTCGAGATTGCGGAGAGTTTTTTTAACTCCGTATATTGTCGGTTATTTGACCACCGCTCGCTCACTCCCGAGCGGCTCTTTATTTTTAGCTCCCAGCCGGAACGCCGTTTCCGGACGATCCCGCGTCCTCTGGCGAAAGATTTCTTCCCCGATCATGGATGGGAACCGCTGCTCACCCGTATTCTTAGCGATCTGCCGCTGCGTCTGCCCTGGCAGAACAAAGGGCGAGATATTCGCTACATCATCATGCATCTGCGCGAAACCTTTGGCGAAGAGACCTTGCAGCACTGTCGTCTACAGGTGGCAAACGAGCTGTTTTATCGCAACAAAGCCGCCTGGCTGGTGGGCAAACTCATCACGCCAACGGCCACGCTGCCTTTTTTACTGCCGATTCATCGTACCGATGAGGGTGAACTGTTTGTGGATACCTGCCTGACCACCACGGCAGAAGCCAGCATCGTGTTCGGTTTCGCCCGCTCCTATTTTATGGTGTATGCGCCGCTGCCCGCCGCGCTGGTGGAATGGCTGCGCGAGATCCTGCCGGGAAAAACCACGGCAGAGTTATACATGGCGATCGGCTGTCAGAAACATGCGAAGACCGAGAGCTATCGCGAGTATCTGTTGTATCTGCGCAACTGCGATGAGCAGTTTATTGAAGCTCCGGGCATACGCGGGATGGTGATGCTGGTCTTTACGCTGCCGGGCTTTGACCGGGTATTCAAAATTATCAAAGATAAGTTCGCGCCGCAGAAAGAGATGTCTGCCGCTCACGTACGCGCCTGCTATCAACTGGTAAAAGAGCACGATCGCGTGGGGCGCATGGCGGATACTCAGGAGTTCGAAAACTTCGTACTGGACAAACGCCAGATCGATCCGGCGCTGATGGCGCTGTTGTTTGAGGAAGTGCCGGAAAAGATTACTGACCTTGGCGAGCAGATTGTCATCCGTCATCTTTATATTGAGCGGCGGATGGTGCCGCTCAATATCTGGCTTGAGCAGGTGGAAGGCCAGCAGTTGCGGGATGCGATTGAGGAGTATGGCAACGCGATCCGCCAGCTTGCCGCGGCCAATATTTTCCCCGGCGACATGCTGTTCAAAAATTTCGGCGTCACCCGCCATGGTCGCGTGGTGTTCTACGATTACGACGAAATCTGCTACATGACGGAAGTGAATTTCCGCCATATCCCACCGCCGCGCTACCCGGAAGATGAGCTGTCGGGTGAGCCGTGGTACAGCGTGTCGCCGGGCGATGTGTTTCCTGAGGAGTTTCGTCACTGGCTGTGCGCCGACCCGCGAATCCGGCCGCTGTTTGAGGAGATGCACGCCGACCTGTTCAGCGCCGACTATTGGCGCGGCCTACAGATGCGTATTCGCGAAGGGCATGTGGAAGATGTTTACGCCTATCGCCGTCGCCAGCGATTCAGCGTACGGTTTACCTGA